The following are from one region of the Caldilineales bacterium genome:
- a CDS encoding CBS domain-containing protein — protein sequence MARYTLAQTLEGRRAPICISAEATLGEAMQVMLGNGIGQLPVVGKAGELVGITSQQTIMGLYCLTGGEIDLLALPVRSCQDVAAVLTPDDDLITAVDRLRTRGVYAVIVVADGKPAGILTGRDMTLFFRSLFDGLLMVEQIETILKSCIDAAFPTPEVLRQAMLAAFGPNSDDKERPARGEKYLSFSDLLIIISDSDNWPAFESTLGPKVLFDELLDRSRLIRNELAHFQSRPDALDLDTLRRTLLWLSNQLAAQAAAGATSVNVPALEMHPLAQVLAQRKPPVCIAFDASIGDALKVMTENRFGQLPVLAADGHLLGLITQQSLAGFYFHTQGAAPLLKMPVHHALEATITLDAEDDLFKAVEALAVPRTPAVVVTTAGKPVGLLSGKDMTHFFRTLFEGIILAEEIELLLRDYTAKAFPDEAALNAAAIAAFGPGPNNPNLSRRNPYKLSFGDRLQMMCAAPNWGRLEPVLGPQTVFLALMNRVREVRNQMMHFRGQMDPLEHDALTRAYTWLQNRPPWPETPASAKAA from the coding sequence ATGGCGCGCTACACACTGGCACAGACACTGGAAGGGCGGCGGGCGCCGATCTGCATCAGCGCCGAGGCGACGCTGGGCGAGGCCATGCAGGTGATGTTGGGCAACGGCATCGGCCAGCTGCCGGTGGTGGGCAAGGCGGGCGAGTTGGTGGGCATCACCTCGCAGCAGACGATCATGGGCCTCTACTGCCTCACCGGCGGCGAGATCGACCTGCTGGCGTTGCCGGTGCGCAGCTGCCAGGATGTGGCCGCTGTGCTGACCCCGGACGACGACCTGATCACGGCCGTGGATCGCTTGCGCACGCGCGGGGTGTACGCCGTTATTGTCGTGGCCGATGGCAAACCCGCCGGCATCCTCACCGGCCGAGATATGACCCTGTTCTTCCGCTCGCTGTTCGACGGGCTGCTGATGGTCGAACAGATCGAGACGATCCTGAAAAGCTGTATCGACGCCGCCTTTCCGACGCCCGAGGTCCTGCGTCAGGCGATGCTGGCCGCGTTTGGCCCGAATTCGGATGACAAGGAGCGGCCGGCGCGAGGCGAGAAGTACTTGAGCTTCAGCGACTTGCTGATCATCATCAGCGACAGCGACAACTGGCCGGCCTTCGAGTCGACGCTTGGCCCCAAGGTCCTGTTCGATGAACTGCTGGATCGTTCGCGGCTGATCCGGAATGAACTGGCCCATTTCCAGAGTCGCCCCGACGCGCTCGATCTCGACACCCTGCGCCGAACCTTGCTCTGGTTGTCCAACCAATTGGCGGCCCAGGCGGCGGCCGGCGCTACCTCCGTCAACGTACCGGCTCTGGAAATGCATCCCCTGGCGCAGGTGTTGGCGCAGCGCAAGCCGCCGGTTTGCATCGCCTTCGATGCCAGCATCGGCGACGCTTTGAAGGTGATGACCGAGAACCGCTTTGGGCAATTGCCGGTGTTGGCCGCCGACGGACACTTGCTGGGGCTGATCACCCAGCAGAGCCTTGCCGGCTTCTATTTCCACACCCAGGGCGCGGCCCCCCTGCTGAAGATGCCCGTCCATCACGCCCTGGAAGCCACCATCACCCTGGATGCCGAGGATGATCTCTTCAAGGCAGTGGAGGCGCTGGCCGTCCCCCGCACCCCGGCCGTGGTGGTCACCACCGCGGGTAAGCCCGTCGGTCTGCTCAGCGGCAAAGATATGACTCACTTCTTCCGCACACTGTTCGAGGGCATCATCCTGGCCGAAGAGATCGAACTGCTCTTGCGCGACTACACGGCCAAAGCCTTCCCTGACGAGGCGGCGCTCAATGCCGCAGCCATAGCCGCTTTTGGCCCCGGCCCCAACAACCCCAACCTGTCACGGCGCAACCCCTACAAACTCAGCTTTGGCGACCGTCTGCAGATGATGTGCGCTGCACCCAATTGGGGGCGATTGGAGCCGGTGCTGGGACCTCAGACGGTCTTCCTCGCCCTGATGAACCGGGTGCGCGAGGTGCGCAACCAGATGATGCACTTCCGCGGCCAGATGGACCCGCTCGAACATGACGCCCTGACGCGGGCCTACACCTGGCTGCAAAACCGCCCCCCCTGGCCGGAAACCCCCGCCTCAGCCAAAGCGGCCTGA
- a CDS encoding ABC transporter ATP-binding protein has translation MPFLELTNIVKTFPSAPRPAVEDFNLGVERGEFVSFLGPSGCGKTTTLRMIAGFETPTSGRIAIDGQDVTRKPPNQRNVGLVFQSYALFPNMTVAGNIGFGLKVVKRPAEEIKRTATEMLDLIRLAGLGDRYPHQLSGGQQQRVALARALAIRPQVLLLDEPLSALDAKIRVELRGEIRRIQQQLGITTVYVTHDQEEALSLSDRIVVMNAGQVEQIGTPFQIYNYPATSFTASFIGQLNLIPARITDPAAGGCTIQGQPVRLVPPLARPAGADVRLAIRPEELSLASLSAQQDPTLNYLPAMVESVTFLGSIVRVRVQIGQAEPGAGAGAMIAVDLFNERLLQTPRVGEPVQVVFAPHACWLVEGN, from the coding sequence ATGCCCTTCCTCGAACTGACCAATATCGTCAAGACCTTTCCCTCGGCCCCGCGGCCTGCGGTCGAGGACTTCAACCTGGGGGTGGAGCGGGGCGAGTTCGTCTCGTTTCTCGGCCCCAGCGGCTGCGGCAAGACGACCACCCTGCGCATGATCGCCGGTTTCGAGACGCCGACCTCCGGTCGCATCGCCATCGACGGGCAGGATGTGACGCGCAAGCCGCCCAACCAGCGCAACGTCGGGCTGGTGTTCCAATCCTACGCCCTCTTCCCCAACATGACTGTGGCCGGCAATATCGGCTTTGGCCTCAAAGTGGTCAAGCGCCCGGCGGAAGAGATCAAACGCACGGCGACAGAGATGCTCGACCTCATCCGGCTGGCCGGGTTGGGCGACCGCTATCCCCACCAGCTTTCGGGCGGGCAGCAGCAGCGGGTGGCCCTGGCGCGGGCGCTTGCCATCCGTCCGCAAGTGCTCTTGCTCGATGAACCGCTCTCGGCCCTAGACGCCAAGATCCGGGTCGAGTTGCGCGGCGAAATCCGGCGCATCCAGCAGCAGCTGGGGATCACCACCGTCTATGTCACCCACGACCAGGAGGAGGCGCTGTCGCTCTCGGACCGGATCGTGGTCATGAACGCCGGCCAGGTCGAGCAGATCGGCACACCGTTCCAGATCTACAACTATCCCGCCACCAGTTTCACGGCCTCGTTCATCGGCCAGCTCAACCTCATCCCCGCCCGCATCACTGACCCCGCCGCCGGCGGCTGCACCATCCAGGGCCAGCCGGTGCGGCTCGTGCCGCCGTTGGCGCGGCCGGCCGGGGCCGATGTACGTCTGGCCATCCGGCCCGAGGAATTGTCGTTGGCCAGCCTGTCGGCCCAACAAGACCCGACCCTGAACTACCTGCCGGCGATGGTGGAGAGTGTGACCTTCCTGGGGTCGATCGTGCGGGTGCGGGTGCAGATCGGCCAGGCCGAACCGGGGGCCGGGGCGGGGGCGATGATCGCTGTGGACCTGTTCAACGAGCGGCTGTTGCAGACCCCGCGCGTGGGCGAGCCGGTGCAGGTGGTGTTTGCGCCGCACGCGTGCTGGCTGGTGGAGGGGAACTGA
- a CDS encoding ABC transporter permease subunit, translating into MKRASLSAWVFFLLGMLYFLIPLYGTFVFSLQKQRGVLSLAAYQSAVADPKFVETFLFSNMMAVSTIVVSLLLVVPTVFWVHLKVPSWRPVVEFITLLPFVIPAIVLVFGLIKTYGRPLTVFGLPVLPPLTNTATTTNILLVGGYVVLSLPYMFRAVDNGLRAMDVRTLTEAAQSLGAGWVTILARVIFPNLRVALLSGALLTFAIVVGELTLATFLGRPAFGPYLALLGNHRAYEPAALAILTFALTWMAMMVIQIITGGERQGALSGAR; encoded by the coding sequence ATGAAACGAGCCTCGCTTTCTGCCTGGGTGTTCTTCCTCCTGGGCATGCTCTATTTCCTGATCCCGCTCTACGGCACCTTCGTCTTCTCGCTCCAGAAACAGCGCGGCGTCCTCAGCCTGGCGGCCTATCAGTCGGCGGTTGCCGACCCCAAGTTTGTGGAGACGTTTCTGTTCTCGAACATGATGGCCGTCAGCACCATCGTCGTCAGCCTGCTCCTGGTCGTGCCGACGGTCTTCTGGGTGCATCTGAAGGTGCCCAGCTGGCGGCCGGTGGTGGAATTCATCACCCTGCTGCCGTTTGTGATCCCGGCCATCGTCCTCGTCTTCGGATTGATCAAGACTTACGGCCGTCCCCTGACCGTTTTCGGTCTGCCCGTGCTGCCGCCGCTCACCAACACTGCCACCACCACCAACATCCTGCTGGTGGGCGGCTATGTGGTGCTGTCGCTGCCCTATATGTTTCGCGCCGTCGATAACGGTTTGCGGGCGATGGATGTGCGCACACTGACCGAGGCGGCGCAGAGTCTGGGCGCCGGCTGGGTGACGATCCTGGCGCGGGTCATCTTCCCCAACCTGCGCGTGGCCCTGCTCAGCGGCGCCCTCCTCACCTTCGCCATCGTCGTCGGCGAACTCACCCTGGCCACCTTCCTCGGTCGCCCGGCCTTTGGCCCCTACCTGGCCCTGCTCGGCAACCATCGCGCCTACGAGCCGGCCGCCCTGGCCATCCTCACCTTTGCCCTCACCTGGATGGCGATGATGGTCATCCAGATCATCACCGGCGGCGAGCGTCAGGGCGCCTTGTCTGGCGCCAGATAG
- a CDS encoding ABC transporter permease subunit, giving the protein MAATASALPPPSSSARRRSWAWLGLTPFFLFALLFLLLPSFSLLIGAFQDLEGKLTLKNLLDLTQPPIPQSYWLTIEISLVTAIAGGILGFLIAFAITLGGIPRTLRWVIVTVSGVASNFAGVPLAFAFISTLGRTGFITVLLREAFGLNIYGAGFNLYSFLGLSLTYMYFQFPLMVLIMTPSLEGLKREWREAAANLGATHLQFWRMVGLPILMPSILGGMILLFGNAFGAYATAYALTGGRLQLVTIQIGAQIRGDVLRNPGLGYAMAFGMVLVMAVSIALYTVLQRRSERWLR; this is encoded by the coding sequence ATGGCCGCCACCGCCAGCGCCCTCCCGCCCCCATCCAGCTCAGCCCGCCGCCGTTCGTGGGCCTGGCTGGGTCTGACGCCGTTCTTCCTTTTCGCCCTCCTCTTTCTGCTTCTGCCCTCGTTTTCGCTGTTGATCGGCGCCTTCCAGGATCTGGAAGGCAAGCTGACGCTGAAGAACCTGCTCGACCTGACCCAACCGCCGATCCCCCAATCCTATTGGCTGACGATCGAGATCAGTCTGGTGACGGCCATCGCTGGCGGCATCCTCGGCTTTCTGATTGCCTTCGCCATCACCCTGGGCGGCATTCCCCGCACCCTGCGTTGGGTGATCGTCACCGTATCGGGGGTGGCGTCGAACTTTGCCGGGGTGCCGTTGGCCTTTGCCTTCATCTCCACCCTGGGCCGCACCGGTTTCATCACCGTCCTCCTGCGCGAGGCCTTTGGGCTGAACATCTACGGGGCCGGGTTCAATCTCTATAGTTTCTTGGGTCTGAGCCTGACCTATATGTATTTCCAGTTCCCGCTCATGGTGCTGATCATGACGCCCTCGTTGGAGGGGCTGAAGCGGGAATGGCGCGAGGCGGCGGCGAATCTGGGCGCCACGCACTTGCAGTTCTGGCGGATGGTTGGCCTGCCCATCCTCATGCCTTCGATCCTCGGCGGTATGATCCTGCTGTTCGGCAATGCCTTCGGCGCCTATGCCACGGCCTATGCCCTCACCGGCGGGCGCTTGCAGCTGGTGACGATCCAAATCGGGGCGCAAATCCGCGGGGATGTGTTGCGCAACCCCGGCCTGGGCTATGCCATGGCCTTCGGCATGGTGCTGGTCATGGCCGTTTCGATTGCACTCTACACCGTGTTGCAAAGGCGTTCAGAGAGGTGGCTGCGATGA
- a CDS encoding extracellular solute-binding protein translates to MRFRTKRRLLHLSALLVVLAMLVSCGGGAATPAAQPTAAPEPTAAPAEPAANDPMAELIKAAQAEGELTTIALPHDWCNYGEVIEGFKAKYGLAVNELNPDAGSGDEVEAIRANKGNKGPQAPDVIDVGFSFGPQAQAEGLIAPYKVSTWDTIPDEVKDADGYWYGDYYGVLSFMVNKDIIAEAPQDWADLLKPEFAAAVGMSGDPRTSNQAILTVYASALANGGSLDDAQAGLDYFAQMNQAGNLVPVIANNGTVAKGETPVRITWDYNALSGADSFEGNPPVETVIPASGRLGGVYLQAISAYAPHPNAAKLWMEYLYSDEGQLGWMKGYCHPIREADMRARGVIPADLLAKLPDVSGAAFPSLEQQAAAKDVITKGWDSVVGANIQAADAAPAAPAADAMAELIKAAQAEGELTTIALPHDWCNYGEVIEGFKAKYGLTVNELNPDAGSGDEVEAIRANKGNKGPQAPDVIDVGFSFGPQAQAEGLIAPYKVSTWDTIPDEVKDADGYWYGDYYGVLSFMVNKDIIAEAPQDWADLLKPEFAAAVGMSGDPRTSNQAILTVYASALANGGSLDDAQAGLDYFAQMNQAGNLVPVIANNGTVAKGETPVRITWDYNALSGADSFEGNPPVETVIPASGRLGGVYLQAISAYAPHPNAAKLWMEYLYSDEGQLGWMKGYCHPIREADMRARGVIPADLLAKLPDVSGAAFPSLDQQAAAKKLITEGWDSIVGADVKAAE, encoded by the coding sequence ATGAGATTCCGAACCAAGCGCCGCCTGCTCCACCTCAGCGCCCTGCTGGTCGTCCTGGCCATGCTGGTCTCGTGTGGAGGTGGCGCCGCCACCCCCGCGGCGCAGCCCACCGCCGCACCCGAACCGACCGCCGCCCCTGCCGAGCCTGCCGCCAACGACCCGATGGCCGAGTTGATCAAAGCAGCACAGGCGGAAGGGGAGTTGACGACGATTGCCCTGCCGCACGACTGGTGCAACTATGGCGAGGTGATCGAAGGTTTCAAGGCCAAGTACGGCTTGGCGGTGAACGAACTGAACCCGGACGCCGGTTCGGGGGATGAGGTGGAAGCGATCCGGGCGAACAAGGGCAACAAAGGGCCGCAGGCGCCGGACGTGATCGACGTGGGCTTCTCGTTTGGGCCGCAGGCGCAGGCGGAAGGGCTGATTGCGCCGTACAAGGTCTCGACCTGGGACACGATCCCGGACGAGGTGAAGGATGCGGATGGGTACTGGTACGGCGACTACTACGGCGTGTTGTCGTTCATGGTCAACAAGGACATCATCGCCGAAGCGCCGCAGGACTGGGCCGACCTGCTGAAGCCGGAGTTTGCGGCGGCGGTGGGGATGTCGGGCGACCCGCGCACCTCGAACCAGGCGATCCTGACGGTGTATGCGTCGGCGCTGGCGAACGGTGGTTCGTTGGACGATGCGCAGGCGGGTCTGGACTACTTTGCCCAGATGAACCAGGCGGGGAACCTGGTGCCGGTGATCGCCAACAACGGCACGGTGGCGAAGGGTGAGACGCCGGTGCGGATCACCTGGGACTACAACGCGCTGTCGGGGGCGGACAGCTTCGAGGGCAACCCGCCGGTAGAGACGGTGATTCCTGCCAGCGGACGGCTAGGAGGCGTGTACTTGCAGGCGATCAGCGCCTATGCGCCGCATCCGAACGCCGCCAAGCTGTGGATGGAGTATCTGTACTCGGATGAAGGGCAGTTGGGGTGGATGAAGGGCTACTGCCATCCCATCCGCGAGGCCGACATGCGGGCGCGTGGGGTCATCCCCGCCGACCTGCTGGCCAAGCTGCCGGACGTTTCGGGCGCCGCCTTCCCCAGCCTGGAGCAACAGGCCGCGGCCAAAGACGTGATCACCAAAGGCTGGGACTCCGTCGTCGGCGCCAACATCCAGGCCGCCGATGCCGCCCCGGCTGCCCCGGCCGCCGACGCGATGGCCGAGTTGATCAAAGCAGCACAGGCGGAAGGGGAGTTGACGACGATTGCCCTGCCGCACGATTGGTGCAACTATGGCGAGGTGATCGAAGGTTTCAAGGCCAAGTACGGATTGACGGTGAACGAACTGAACCCGGACGCCGGTTCGGGGGACGAGGTGGAAGCGATCCGAGCGAACAAGGGCAACAAAGGGCCGCAAGCGCCGGACGTGATCGACGTGGGCTTCTCGTTTGGGCCGCAGGCGCAGGCGGAAGGGCTGATTGCGCCGTACAAGGTCTCGACCTGGGACACGATCCCGGACGAGGTGAAGGATGCGGACGGGTACTGGTACGGCGACTACTACGGCGTGTTGTCGTTCATGGTCAACAAGGACATCATTGCCGAAGCGCCGCAGGACTGGGCCGACCTGCTGAAGCCGGAGTTTGCGGCGGCGGTGGGGATGTCGGGCGACCCGCGCACCTCGAACCAGGCGATCCTGACGGTGTATGCGTCGGCGCTGGCGAACGGTGGTTCGTTGGACGATGCGCAGGCGGGTCTGGACTACTTTGCCCAGATGAACCAGGCGGGGAACCTGGTGCCGGTGATCGCCAACAACGGCACGGTGGCGAAGGGTGAGACGCCGGTGCGGATCACCTGGGACTACAACGCGCTGTCGGGGGCGGACAGCTTCGAGGGCAACCCGCCGGTAGAGACGGTGATTCCTGCCAGCGGACGGCTGGGCGGCGTGTACTTGCAGGCGATCAGCGCCTATGCGCCGCATCCGAACGCCGCCAAGCTGTGGATGGAGTATCTGTACTCGGACGAAGGGCAGTTGGGATGGATGAAGGGCTATTGCCATCCCATCCGTGAGGCCGACATGCGGGCGCGCGGGGTCATCCCCGCCGACCTGCTGGCCAAGCTGCCGGACGTTTCGGGCGCCGCCTTCCCCAGCCTGGATCAGCAGGCCGCGGCCAAGAAGTTGATCACCGAAGGCTGGGATTCCATCGTTGGTGCTGACGTCAAGGCCGCCGAGTAA
- a CDS encoding ExeM/NucH family extracellular endonuclease yields the protein MTDYAAGPTPTPTATPTSGPTPTPTATPTPTATPTTVSLSKIHDVQGSGSTANAGTFTVEAIVIGDFQGVTGVDDFKLDGFFIQEEDGDADGNAATSEGIFVYCQTCPTDVTVGDKVQVTGASSEYFSNSQLNATTAGAVVVLSSGNTLPTPASLTLPVPGVTATDLAGATAQIDAYYEPFEGMLVKFPTTLSVTEYFELFRYGQVVLAQGGRFRQLTDTSSPSTSGYTAHQIDLARRIVILDDDSNQQNHALMENPDIPVFHPAPDGFSTTNYFRGGDTITDLTGVLHYSFAGLTGTDAWRIRPVTAAFSYAFTSGNPRPSAPSVTGNIKVASFNVLNYFTTINVRGANSAAEFTRQSDKIVAAITGLDADVIGLMEIENNGTAIADLVSKLNAVAGAGVYDYINTGVVGTDQITVGILYKPGKVTPVGAVQTLTAAAFTDPNGTGTQRSRPAVAQTFQENVWGEQFTLVVNHFKSKGCGDATGADLDQLDGQSCWSDTRQKGATYLVNTWLPSLASSLGDSDFLIIGDLNSHRKDTAITNITGAGYTDLVNSYGGASGYGYVFDGQLGYLDHALSSATLTSQVTGLAEWHINADEVNLLDYNDTIQDAGEQSFDAKPTATNLYQANAYRSSDHDPVLIGLGLYPDHSTNTAYGDAWHTGSGAPRLGAAWSRETSAGGDGADDGVVGFVGLDPNWASGGGYITVDVRGVGASGACVYGWIDWNQNNSFADSGEASTPAFTAANAAALQVAWAAPTVFDGAAPNPRSYNLRLRVVPGACGSHLLAGAEAAAQAAAQANAPAVAPLGPSANLPPTGGATGGEVEDHTLNFTPTAIHLAGLHAAPAASRPLWLLALALGLGLALGLIVARRRPGPGLSPLGRPIRPGAAQPRP from the coding sequence ATGACAGATTACGCCGCTGGGCCGACGCCCACACCCACAGCGACGCCGACGTCTGGGCCGACGCCCACGCCCACAGCGACGCCGACACCCACAGCAACGCCAACAACCGTGTCCCTCAGCAAGATTCATGACGTTCAGGGCAGCGGCAGCACCGCCAACGCCGGCACATTCACGGTCGAGGCTATCGTCATCGGCGACTTCCAGGGCGTGACCGGGGTCGACGACTTCAAGCTGGACGGCTTTTTCATCCAGGAGGAGGATGGAGATGCCGATGGCAATGCCGCCACCTCCGAGGGCATCTTTGTCTACTGCCAGACGTGCCCCACCGATGTCACCGTGGGTGACAAGGTGCAGGTAACGGGCGCTTCGAGCGAGTACTTCAGCAACAGTCAGTTGAACGCCACGACAGCGGGCGCGGTGGTGGTGCTCAGCAGCGGCAATACGCTGCCCACGCCGGCATCACTCACCCTGCCTGTGCCCGGCGTCACCGCCACCGATCTGGCTGGCGCGACCGCGCAGATCGACGCCTATTACGAGCCGTTCGAGGGGATGCTGGTGAAGTTCCCAACGACCTTGAGCGTGACCGAATACTTCGAGTTGTTCCGCTATGGGCAGGTGGTGCTGGCCCAGGGCGGCCGCTTCCGCCAGCTCACCGATACCAGTTCGCCATCGACCTCTGGCTACACCGCCCACCAAATCGACTTGGCCCGGCGTATCGTCATCCTGGATGACGACAGCAATCAGCAGAACCACGCCCTGATGGAGAATCCCGACATCCCGGTCTTCCATCCCGCGCCCGACGGCTTCAGCACCACGAACTACTTCCGTGGCGGCGACACCATCACCGATCTCACCGGTGTGCTGCATTACTCCTTTGCCGGTCTCACCGGCACCGACGCCTGGCGCATCCGGCCTGTCACTGCGGCCTTCAGCTACGCCTTCACCTCCGGCAACCCGCGTCCGTCGGCCCCCTCTGTCACCGGCAACATCAAGGTCGCCAGTTTCAACGTTTTGAACTACTTCACCACCATCAATGTGCGTGGAGCGAATTCGGCGGCGGAGTTTACGCGGCAATCCGACAAGATCGTCGCTGCGATCACCGGGTTGGATGCAGATGTAATCGGTTTGATGGAGATCGAGAACAATGGCACGGCCATCGCCGACCTGGTGAGCAAGCTGAATGCTGTTGCCGGCGCCGGCGTCTACGACTACATCAACACCGGGGTCGTGGGCACCGACCAGATCACGGTGGGCATCCTCTACAAGCCCGGCAAGGTGACGCCGGTGGGCGCGGTGCAGACGCTCACCGCCGCCGCGTTCACCGACCCCAACGGCACCGGCACACAGCGCAGCCGCCCGGCGGTGGCGCAGACTTTCCAGGAAAACGTTTGGGGTGAGCAGTTCACGCTGGTGGTCAATCATTTCAAGTCAAAGGGCTGCGGGGACGCTACTGGCGCTGACCTCGATCAGCTTGATGGCCAGAGCTGCTGGAGCGACACGCGGCAGAAGGGCGCCACCTATTTGGTGAACACCTGGCTGCCGTCGCTTGCCTCCAGCCTCGGCGACTCGGACTTTCTGATCATTGGCGACCTCAATTCTCATCGCAAGGATACGGCGATCACGAATATCACTGGCGCTGGCTACACCGACCTTGTCAACAGCTATGGTGGGGCCTCCGGCTACGGCTATGTCTTCGACGGTCAGCTTGGCTACCTGGATCACGCCCTCAGCAGCGCCACGTTGACATCGCAGGTGACGGGTCTGGCCGAATGGCACATCAACGCCGATGAGGTCAATCTGCTGGATTACAACGACACCATCCAGGACGCAGGCGAACAGAGCTTCGACGCCAAGCCCACGGCCACCAATTTGTACCAGGCCAATGCCTACCGCTCCTCCGATCACGACCCCGTGCTCATCGGCCTCGGTCTCTACCCCGACCACAGCACGAATACCGCCTATGGCGATGCCTGGCACACCGGCAGCGGCGCACCCAGACTGGGCGCCGCCTGGTCGCGCGAGACTAGCGCCGGCGGCGATGGGGCCGACGACGGGGTGGTCGGCTTCGTCGGCCTCGACCCCAACTGGGCCAGCGGCGGCGGCTACATCACCGTCGATGTCCGCGGTGTGGGCGCGAGCGGCGCCTGCGTCTACGGCTGGATCGACTGGAACCAGAACAACAGCTTTGCCGACAGCGGCGAGGCCAGCACACCGGCCTTCACCGCCGCCAATGCTGCCGCGCTCCAGGTCGCCTGGGCCGCCCCCACCGTCTTCGATGGCGCCGCCCCCAACCCGCGCAGCTACAACCTGCGTTTGCGCGTCGTCCCCGGCGCTTGCGGCAGCCACCTGCTGGCCGGGGCCGAGGCCGCCGCCCAGGCCGCCGCCCAGGCCAACGCCCCGGCTGTCGCCCCCCTCGGTCCCAGCGCCAATCTGCCCCCTACCGGCGGCGCCACCGGCGGCGAAGTCGAGGACCACACCCTCAACTTCACCCCCACCGCCATCCACCTGGCCGGGCTGCACGCCGCCCCCGCCGCGTCCCGCCCACTGTGGTTGCTGGCCCTGGCGCTTGGCCTCGGCCTGGCCCTGGGCCTCATCGTCGCTCGTCGCCGGCCAGGCCCCGGCCTGTCTCCTCTTGGCCGGCCCATCCGCCCAGGCGCAGCGCAGCCCCGGCCCTGA
- the phoU gene encoding phosphate signaling complex protein PhoU, whose translation MMLRTAFDQDLRRLQDEVLKLGARVEEALLTAVEALRTRDLDASQRLVAADRAIDELRYRIEADTLTVIALQQPTAGDLRTLAAVLFICNELERIGDYGKGIGRVNVKIGAEELMKPLIDIPRMAAIAQTMVHESLRAFVHRDVHLAEHVIARDEEVDSLYDQIYSELITLLFADVSRIRQANLLLMAAHNLERAADRATNICERVIYCVTGELLDTGWEEDVA comes from the coding sequence ATGATGCTTCGCACTGCTTTCGATCAGGATCTGCGCCGTTTGCAGGATGAGGTTCTCAAACTGGGCGCCAGGGTGGAGGAGGCGCTGCTGACCGCGGTCGAGGCGCTGCGAACGCGCGACCTGGACGCCTCGCAACGGCTGGTGGCAGCTGACCGCGCCATCGACGAACTGCGCTACCGGATCGAGGCCGACACCCTGACCGTCATCGCCCTGCAACAGCCCACCGCCGGCGACTTGCGCACCCTGGCAGCGGTTCTTTTTATCTGCAACGAGCTGGAACGGATCGGCGATTATGGCAAGGGCATCGGGCGCGTCAATGTCAAGATCGGGGCGGAGGAGCTGATGAAGCCGCTGATCGACATCCCGCGCATGGCCGCAATCGCCCAGACGATGGTGCATGAATCGCTGCGGGCCTTCGTCCACCGCGATGTGCACCTGGCCGAGCATGTGATCGCCAGGGATGAGGAGGTGGACTCGCTCTACGACCAGATCTACAGCGAGCTGATCACCCTGCTGTTTGCCGATGTCAGCCGCATCCGCCAGGCCAATCTGCTGTTGATGGCGGCGCACAACCTGGAGCGGGCCGCGGACCGGGCCACCAATATCTGCGAGCGTGTGATCTACTGTGTGACCGGCGAGTTGCTGGACACCGGTTGGGAGGAGGATGTCGCCTGA